The Lichenihabitans psoromatis genome contains a region encoding:
- the araH gene encoding L-arabinose ABC transporter permease AraH has product MNHLRRLILGDQGLVVLFVVAFAAVAFLVPNFFTERNMLGLLQSVVTIGIVSGSMMLCLASRDFDLSVGSTVAFAGMAAVMGSNATGSVTLGVGLALLAGLAVGIVNGVVIARLRINALIATLATLQIVRGLALIASNGRAVGVNEPAFYSIAQTAIFGIPTPVWVMVLCLAAFGFVLNRTVFGRNVLAVGGNPDATRLAGVDVARTRIWIFAIQGVMCGIAGVLLASRITSGQPNAATGLELSVISACVLGGVSLAGGRAAISGVVVGVLILGIAENAMNLLNIQAFYQYLVRGLILLLAVMLDNLRSRALRRS; this is encoded by the coding sequence GGCCTTTTTGGTCCCGAACTTCTTCACCGAACGCAACATGCTGGGGTTACTGCAATCGGTCGTCACCATCGGCATCGTCTCGGGCAGCATGATGCTCTGCCTTGCCTCGCGCGATTTCGATCTGTCGGTCGGCTCGACTGTCGCGTTCGCGGGCATGGCGGCCGTCATGGGATCGAATGCGACCGGGAGTGTCACGCTCGGGGTGGGGCTGGCGCTTCTCGCCGGGTTGGCGGTCGGGATCGTGAACGGCGTGGTCATCGCCCGCCTTCGCATCAACGCGCTCATCGCGACGCTGGCGACGCTGCAGATCGTGCGCGGCTTGGCGTTGATCGCCAGCAACGGCCGGGCCGTGGGCGTGAACGAACCGGCGTTCTATTCGATCGCCCAAACGGCGATCTTCGGCATTCCGACCCCGGTCTGGGTGATGGTGCTCTGCCTCGCCGCGTTCGGCTTCGTGCTCAATCGGACCGTGTTCGGGCGAAATGTGCTGGCGGTCGGCGGTAATCCCGACGCGACGCGTCTCGCCGGCGTCGACGTGGCGCGAACCCGCATCTGGATCTTCGCGATCCAGGGCGTGATGTGCGGCATTGCCGGCGTATTGCTCGCCTCGCGCATCACCAGCGGCCAGCCTAATGCCGCGACTGGACTTGAATTGTCGGTGATCTCGGCCTGCGTGCTGGGCGGGGTTTCGTTGGCCGGTGGCCGCGCCGCCATCTCGGGCGTTGTGGTGGGCGTGCTGATCCTGGGGATTGCCGAGAATGCGATGAACCTTCTGAATATCCAGGCCTTCTACCAATATCTGGTGCGCGGGCTGATCCTGCTTCTCGCGGTCATGCTCGACAATCTTCGAAGCCGGGCTTTAAGGCGGTCCTGA
- the cyoD gene encoding cytochrome o ubiquinol oxidase subunit IV, with amino-acid sequence MSPHHGSSSRPTRKGRWGITFGVLLVGLLGLLPRKRHATAAVAVGSVDVARSDIAKPSATSDSGSRSPDRGRTHHRDAAPGEHHPDEGDLKSGVRSYVIGLGLAALLTAGSFYISSSTLVYGPAIFVALIVFAIAQIGIHLVFFFHLTTSPDNINNAMALAFGVLIIGLLIGGSLWIMGHMNHNMMPMSGMTQTQP; translated from the coding sequence ATGAGCCCGCACCACGGTTCATCGTCGCGCCCGACGCGCAAAGGGCGATGGGGCATCACCTTCGGCGTGCTCCTCGTTGGGCTGCTCGGCCTCCTGCCCCGCAAGCGCCATGCAACGGCGGCGGTCGCGGTTGGATCGGTCGACGTCGCGCGGAGCGACATTGCGAAGCCGTCCGCAACCTCGGACTCGGGCTCGCGCAGTCCCGACCGCGGGAGAACGCATCACAGGGATGCCGCTCCCGGCGAGCACCACCCGGATGAAGGAGATCTGAAATCCGGCGTCAGATCCTACGTGATCGGACTCGGACTTGCTGCCTTACTCACCGCCGGTTCTTTCTACATCTCCTCGTCGACCCTCGTGTACGGACCGGCCATATTCGTGGCCTTGATCGTCTTCGCAATCGCCCAGATCGGCATTCATCTCGTGTTTTTCTTCCACCTGACGACATCGCCGGACAATATCAACAACGCGATGGCGCTCGCCTTCGGCGTCTTGATCATCGGGTTACTGATCGGCGGATCGCTCTGGATCATGGGACACATGAACCACAACATGATGCCGATGAGCGGCATGACGCAGACGCAACCCTGA
- the cyoB gene encoding cytochrome o ubiquinol oxidase subunit I — protein MFGKLTLAAIPLDQPIPLVAGGVVVVVLLGVLGWIILAGHLPYLWKEWITSVDHKRVGIMYVILALVMLLRGFSDALLMRSQQALAFNSPGYLPPDHYNQIFSAHGTLMIFFVAMPFMIGLMNFVLPLQLGVRDVAFPTLNSVSFWLTATGALLINISLVVGEFQKTGWLPYPPLSELTYSPGVGVDYWLWALEISGIGTLMTGVNFVTTILKMRAPGMGYLRMPMFCWTALATNLLIIASFPILTAVSAMLLLDRYLDFHFFTVEAGGNSMLFMALIWAWGHPEVYILILPAFGVFSEVVSTFSSKPLFGYRSMVMATMAICLLAFMVWLHHFFTMGAGADVNGFFGIMSMVIAVPTGVKIFNWLFTMYGGKVRFDTPMLWALGFMVTFVVGGMTGVLLAVPPADFVLHNSVFLVAHFHNVIIGGVLFGAFAGYTYWFPKATGFRLHEGWGKGAFWCWLVGFWLAFGPLYILGLDGMTRRLQHYDVPEWRPWLLVAALGAAVILCGIICQIIQLVVSIQQRDELRDVTGDPWDGRSLEWSMASPPPVFNFAVLPDVHDEEPYWGMKHSAQEQHQLPDTPDYEPIEVPRNSPTGIVCAFFATLIGFAMIWHIWWLAIVGLVGAYATFVVFAWRDRTEYEIPAETVARIDAVNRATRGEALKALETAS, from the coding sequence ATGTTTGGCAAGCTTACGCTCGCGGCCATCCCGCTCGACCAGCCGATCCCGCTCGTCGCCGGGGGTGTCGTCGTCGTCGTCCTGCTCGGCGTCCTTGGATGGATCATTCTCGCCGGGCACCTGCCTTATCTTTGGAAAGAATGGATCACCTCGGTCGATCATAAGCGCGTCGGCATCATGTATGTGATCCTCGCGCTCGTCATGCTGCTGCGCGGCTTCTCCGACGCGCTCCTGATGCGCTCGCAGCAGGCGCTCGCCTTCAATTCTCCCGGCTATCTGCCGCCCGACCACTACAACCAGATTTTCTCGGCGCATGGCACCTTGATGATCTTCTTCGTCGCCATGCCGTTCATGATCGGGCTCATGAACTTCGTGCTGCCGCTCCAACTCGGCGTCCGCGATGTGGCCTTCCCGACGCTGAATTCGGTGTCGTTCTGGCTCACGGCCACGGGCGCGCTGCTCATCAATATTTCGCTCGTCGTCGGTGAATTTCAAAAGACCGGCTGGTTGCCCTACCCGCCCCTGTCGGAACTGACCTATTCGCCGGGCGTCGGTGTCGATTACTGGCTCTGGGCGCTGGAAATCTCCGGGATCGGGACGCTGATGACCGGCGTCAATTTCGTGACCACTATCCTTAAAATGCGGGCTCCCGGGATGGGCTATCTCCGCATGCCCATGTTCTGCTGGACCGCGCTCGCGACGAACTTGCTCATCATCGCCTCGTTCCCGATCCTGACGGCGGTCTCGGCCATGCTGCTGCTCGACCGCTATCTCGATTTCCACTTCTTCACCGTGGAGGCCGGTGGAAATTCCATGCTCTTCATGGCGCTGATCTGGGCCTGGGGACATCCGGAGGTCTACATCTTGATCCTGCCGGCCTTCGGGGTCTTTTCCGAGGTTGTCTCGACCTTCTCGAGCAAGCCGCTGTTCGGCTATCGCTCGATGGTGATGGCCACCATGGCGATCTGCCTCTTGGCCTTCATGGTTTGGCTGCACCATTTTTTCACGATGGGAGCGGGCGCGGACGTCAACGGCTTCTTCGGCATCATGTCGATGGTGATCGCCGTGCCGACCGGCGTCAAAATCTTCAATTGGCTGTTCACCATGTATGGCGGCAAGGTCCGTTTCGATACGCCCATGCTCTGGGCTCTCGGCTTCATGGTGACCTTCGTAGTGGGCGGCATGACCGGCGTGCTGCTCGCGGTTCCGCCCGCCGATTTCGTGCTTCACAACTCGGTGTTTCTCGTCGCCCATTTCCACAACGTGATCATCGGCGGTGTGCTGTTCGGCGCTTTTGCGGGCTACACCTACTGGTTTCCCAAAGCGACCGGCTTCCGGTTGCATGAGGGATGGGGCAAGGGCGCGTTCTGGTGCTGGCTCGTGGGCTTTTGGCTCGCATTCGGCCCGCTCTACATTCTTGGTCTGGACGGCATGACCCGCCGCCTGCAGCATTACGACGTACCCGAATGGCGTCCCTGGCTGCTGGTGGCGGCATTAGGCGCCGCGGTGATCCTGTGCGGCATCATTTGTCAGATCATCCAGCTCGTCGTCTCGATCCAGCAACGGGATGAGTTGCGCGATGTGACGGGGGATCCGTGGGATGGGCGGTCGCTCGAATGGTCGATGGCATCTCCCCCGCCGGTCTTCAACTTCGCGGTCCTTCCGGATGTCCACGATGAGGAACCCTATTGGGGGATGAAGCATAGCGCGCAGGAGCAGCATCAATTGCCCGACACGCCGGACTATGAGCCGATCGAGGTGCCGCGCAACAGCCCGACCGGCATCGTCTGTGCCTTCTTCGCGACCCTGATCGGCTTCGCGATGATCTGGCACATCTGGTGGCTCGCCATCGTTGGGCTTGTCGGTGCCTATGCGACCTTCGTGGTCTTCGCCTGGCGTGACCGGACCGAATATGAAATCCCGGCCGAAACCGTCGCACGGATCGACGCCGTTAACCGGGCGACGCGCGGCGAAGCCCTGAAAGCGCTGGAGACTGCCTCGTGA
- the cyoA gene encoding ubiquinol oxidase subunit II: MLDPAGPVGASERTLLLNALAVMLCIVVPTIVATLAFAWWFRAGNTKAEHLPTWAFSGRVEIVTWSVPLLTIMFLGGIAWIGSHELDPAVPLAGSKKPIEIQVVSLDWKWLFIYPDEKVASLNQLVIPAGTPVHFSLTSSGVWNSFFVPQLGSMIYTMSGMTTQLNLQADREGTYYGMSSHLSGEGFADMHFDVKALSADGYAAWLQQAHSASATLDGEAYNALAKQSTNNPPMTYRVADADLFQNIVSLRLPPGPGPAPQTASGSAPHPGLTLELGPTPAPGLAQGAPICVGSPKGGS; this comes from the coding sequence TTGCTTGACCCCGCCGGACCGGTCGGCGCGAGCGAGCGGACACTGCTCCTGAACGCTCTTGCGGTCATGCTCTGCATCGTCGTCCCGACCATCGTGGCGACCCTGGCGTTTGCCTGGTGGTTTCGGGCCGGCAACACCAAAGCCGAGCACCTGCCGACCTGGGCCTTTTCGGGCCGCGTCGAGATCGTGACGTGGTCGGTGCCGCTCCTGACGATTATGTTTCTGGGCGGGATCGCATGGATCGGGTCGCATGAGCTCGATCCCGCCGTCCCCCTGGCCGGGTCCAAGAAGCCGATCGAGATCCAGGTTGTTTCGCTGGATTGGAAGTGGCTCTTCATCTACCCGGACGAGAAGGTCGCCAGCCTCAACCAATTGGTGATCCCGGCTGGAACGCCGGTGCATTTCTCGCTGACCTCGTCCGGCGTGTGGAACTCGTTTTTCGTGCCGCAGCTCGGCAGCATGATCTACACGATGAGCGGAATGACGACGCAGCTGAACCTGCAGGCCGATCGGGAAGGCACCTACTACGGGATGTCGTCCCACCTCAGCGGCGAGGGATTTGCCGACATGCATTTCGACGTCAAGGCGCTGTCGGCCGACGGTTATGCCGCCTGGTTGCAGCAGGCGCATAGCGCCTCTGCGACCCTCGATGGCGAGGCCTACAATGCTCTTGCAAAGCAGAGTACGAACAATCCGCCGATGACCTATCGCGTGGCCGATGCGGACTTGTTTCAGAACATCGTTTCGCTCCGGCTGCCACCTGGGCCGGGGCCTGCGCCTCAAACAGCCTCAGGGTCCGCCCCTCACCCTGGACTGACACTTGAGCTCGGCCCGACGCCGGCGCCCGGACTTGCACAAGGCGCGCCGATCTGCGTCGGATCCCCTAAGGGAGGAAGCTGA
- a CDS encoding amidase, whose protein sequence is MNDGVTAQATPISDADPLCRLSSASLRESYATGRLSPVEVAAAAVDRAEVVQARFNAFTRIDRAAALAAARQSEARWHKGAPLSPIDGVTTTIKDIVWVDGWPIRYGSPSTPTSPCEADAPAVARLRAAGVTFIGLTTTPEFGWKALTDGPLSGITRNPWNPDLTPGGSSGGAAVAAATGAGVLHLGTDGGGSIRIPSSFTGIVGLKPSYGRVPAYPASAFGTVAHIGPMTRRVDDAASMLAAMSGVDPKDWLQGPARMPSLDMTPRSLEGARIGVWSTPPCGIVDPEVAAVFGGVVEKLSRAGANVTPIDLPDGDVLDIFNVLWFTGAASRAAALTAAQKSALDSGLAEIVAQGEAFSAVRYVQAMAARAAFGLAMDALLARFDIVVSPATCIPAFKAAHEVPPGSSLTRWIEWAGFSFPINLSQQPAAIVPCGRTAAGLPIGLQIIGPRGEDERVLGYARDVETRFPAFFL, encoded by the coding sequence GTGAACGACGGCGTAACCGCTCAAGCGACACCGATATCCGATGCCGATCCGCTCTGCCGGCTCTCGTCGGCGTCGCTGCGGGAGAGCTATGCGACCGGTCGCCTCTCCCCGGTCGAGGTTGCTGCTGCGGCGGTCGATCGCGCCGAGGTCGTCCAGGCCCGCTTCAACGCTTTTACGCGGATCGATCGGGCAGCCGCGCTCGCCGCTGCTCGGCAATCGGAGGCCCGCTGGCACAAAGGGGCTCCGCTGTCGCCGATCGATGGCGTCACAACGACCATCAAGGATATCGTCTGGGTCGATGGATGGCCCATCCGCTATGGTAGCCCGAGCACGCCAACCTCTCCCTGCGAGGCCGACGCACCCGCGGTCGCGCGCCTGCGGGCGGCGGGCGTCACCTTCATTGGTCTGACAACGACTCCCGAATTCGGATGGAAAGCCCTGACCGACGGGCCGCTGAGCGGCATCACACGCAACCCATGGAATCCGGATCTCACGCCGGGCGGATCGTCCGGGGGCGCCGCCGTGGCGGCCGCGACGGGTGCAGGCGTCCTGCATCTTGGCACGGACGGCGGCGGATCGATCCGGATCCCGTCGTCCTTCACGGGCATCGTCGGATTGAAGCCGAGCTATGGTCGGGTGCCGGCCTATCCGGCGAGTGCGTTCGGAACGGTCGCCCATATCGGGCCGATGACGCGGCGGGTGGATGATGCGGCCTCCATGCTGGCCGCCATGTCGGGCGTCGATCCAAAGGATTGGCTGCAAGGGCCGGCGCGCATGCCATCACTGGACATGACACCGCGAAGCCTCGAGGGCGCGCGTATCGGCGTCTGGTCGACCCCACCCTGTGGCATCGTCGATCCCGAGGTCGCGGCGGTGTTCGGCGGCGTCGTGGAGAAACTGTCCCGTGCTGGAGCGAACGTCACGCCCATCGATCTGCCTGACGGTGACGTGTTGGATATCTTCAACGTCCTCTGGTTTACCGGCGCCGCGTCCCGTGCCGCAGCGCTGACGGCGGCCCAGAAGTCTGCTTTGGACTCCGGCCTTGCCGAAATCGTTGCACAGGGTGAGGCGTTTTCTGCGGTTCGCTATGTTCAGGCCATGGCGGCTCGGGCCGCCTTCGGTCTGGCCATGGACGCCTTGCTGGCGCGCTTCGACATCGTCGTGTCGCCCGCGACTTGCATTCCGGCCTTCAAGGCGGCCCACGAGGTGCCGCCCGGCAGCAGCCTCACCCGCTGGATCGAATGGGCTGGCTTCAGCTTCCCGATCAATCTCAGCCAACAGCCCGCCGCGATCGTCCCGTGCGGGCGAACCGCAGCCGGTCTGCCGATCGGACTGCAGATCATTGGGCCCCGCGGCGAGGACGAGCGCGTGCTCGGCTACGCGCGCGATGTCGAGACACGATTTCCCGCCTTTTTTCTGTAG
- a CDS encoding ABC transporter substrate-binding protein, translating into MLDRRSMLRSSVGAGAAGMAALASFGTDKALAADGPIPVGAALPMSGLSAADGIEFKNGLHLAAAEINEAGGILGRKIEIHVEDTKDMGADLVSQSMQRLVDRFSVPAIINGYNVGTNMVEMDVAADNDIIMMHANTLISHNEKFKTDPARFYSSFQIDPPEYYYGPGCLNFLNDLIKAGKWTPPNKKIAIIPSAVEYAIVIANAIKAKAQDYGFEVSLFETVQFPTTQWGPTLAKLRENPPAAILVTHFLPQDLAQFMLQFKPQPTKSLIYMQYGPSLPAFRDIGGESINGVIYSTVIGCLPDDFSAPFRKSYREKFGPKSAFITGSQTYDALWKWALAAAIAGGAGKPSDKEQTQKVATSIRNLVYRGVNGVQRTDPAGQSSYCYPTQVADPSLGMPHQFLQHQDYKTDPKLIAPALYATDNFVMPPWMS; encoded by the coding sequence ATGCTTGACAGACGTTCCATGTTGCGGAGTTCGGTCGGTGCGGGCGCGGCCGGAATGGCCGCCCTGGCCAGCTTTGGCACCGACAAGGCCTTGGCGGCGGACGGTCCGATTCCGGTCGGCGCGGCGCTGCCGATGTCCGGTCTTTCGGCCGCCGATGGCATCGAGTTCAAGAACGGCCTTCATCTTGCGGCGGCAGAAATCAACGAAGCCGGCGGTATTCTCGGCCGCAAGATCGAGATCCATGTCGAGGACACGAAGGACATGGGGGCTGACCTCGTCAGCCAGTCCATGCAGCGTCTCGTTGACCGGTTTTCGGTACCGGCCATCATCAACGGCTACAATGTCGGCACCAACATGGTCGAGATGGATGTCGCGGCCGACAACGACATCATCATGATGCATGCGAATACGCTAATTTCGCATAACGAAAAGTTCAAGACTGATCCGGCCCGCTTTTACAGCAGTTTCCAGATCGATCCGCCGGAATATTACTATGGTCCGGGCTGTCTCAACTTCCTGAACGATTTGATCAAAGCCGGCAAATGGACGCCGCCGAACAAGAAGATCGCCATCATCCCCTCTGCGGTCGAATATGCGATCGTGATCGCCAACGCGATCAAGGCGAAGGCGCAGGACTACGGCTTCGAGGTCAGCCTCTTCGAGACCGTGCAGTTCCCCACGACGCAATGGGGTCCGACCCTTGCCAAGCTGCGGGAGAATCCGCCAGCCGCGATCCTGGTCACGCATTTCCTGCCCCAGGACTTGGCGCAGTTCATGCTGCAGTTCAAACCGCAGCCGACCAAGAGCCTGATCTACATGCAATATGGTCCCTCGTTGCCGGCGTTCCGCGACATCGGCGGCGAGTCGATCAACGGCGTCATCTATTCGACCGTGATCGGCTGCCTGCCGGACGACTTTTCCGCGCCGTTCCGGAAGAGCTACCGCGAAAAGTTCGGGCCGAAATCGGCCTTCATCACGGGCTCGCAAACCTATGATGCGCTGTGGAAGTGGGCCTTGGCGGCCGCCATTGCGGGCGGTGCTGGCAAACCGTCCGACAAGGAGCAGACCCAAAAGGTTGCGACCTCAATCCGCAATCTCGTCTATCGCGGGGTGAATGGGGTGCAGCGCACCGATCCCGCAGGTCAGTCGTCCTATTGCTATCCGACTCAGGTCGCCGATCCGTCGCTCGGCATGCCGCATCAGTTCCTGCAGCATCAGGATTACAAGACCGACCCGAAGTTGATCGCCCCGGCGCTTTACGCCACCGATAACTTCGTCATGCCACCTTGGATGAGCTGA
- a CDS encoding ABC transporter ATP-binding protein: protein MAASALLTCDGVSRHFGSLKAVDGVSLLVEEGEVLGIGGPNGAGKTTFFDIVTGLTPATAGRVFFGDREITGLGADVICQAGIARTFQLNAAFDGMTVLENVQVAAHFGRAPRRLPGFRLSAQTRAAAWAALDLVCLADKADVVVAQLPVLDRKLLMIAGAVATAPRMIFLDEPVGGLTAGEIDTIMALVQILRAQGITIVLIEHVMRFLLQLSTRVMIMHHGQIIFEGRPDAVADDPVVVETYLGAGATRRLKRFFAEQRVDG, encoded by the coding sequence ATGGCCGCTTCCGCGCTCCTGACCTGCGACGGCGTCAGTCGTCATTTCGGCTCCTTGAAAGCTGTCGATGGCGTATCGCTGCTGGTCGAGGAGGGCGAGGTGCTGGGCATCGGTGGTCCCAATGGGGCCGGCAAAACGACGTTCTTCGACATCGTAACGGGCCTCACGCCCGCGACGGCCGGTCGGGTGTTTTTCGGCGATCGGGAAATCACCGGCCTCGGGGCCGACGTGATCTGCCAAGCCGGTATCGCTCGAACCTTCCAGCTCAACGCTGCCTTCGACGGCATGACGGTGCTGGAAAACGTGCAGGTAGCGGCCCATTTCGGCCGCGCACCGCGCCGATTGCCGGGGTTCCGGCTCAGTGCGCAGACGCGCGCTGCCGCCTGGGCGGCGCTCGACCTCGTCTGTCTCGCCGACAAGGCCGATGTCGTCGTGGCGCAATTGCCGGTCCTCGACCGTAAGCTGCTGATGATCGCGGGCGCGGTCGCGACCGCGCCGCGCATGATCTTTCTCGACGAGCCCGTCGGCGGTCTGACCGCGGGTGAGATCGATACGATCATGGCGCTGGTGCAGATCCTCCGGGCGCAGGGCATCACCATCGTGCTGATCGAGCATGTGATGCGCTTCCTGCTGCAACTATCGACCCGCGTCATGATCATGCACCATGGCCAGATCATCTTCGAGGGTCGACCGGACGCGGTGGCGGACGATCCCGTGGTAGTCGAAACCTATCTCGGAGCGGGCGCGACCCGGCGCCTCAAGCGCTTCTTCGCGGAGCAGCGCGTCGATGGCTGA
- a CDS encoding ABC transporter ATP-binding protein, translated as MADRPALTLTDVVAGYAGPPVLNGLSLVVEAGHLITVVGPNGHGKTTLLKTISGLVGLRQGEITLDGASLGGLRPDIIAARGVAHVPQGDMLFPQMSVEENLQMGAYAERDRHVIAERLDEVFVRLPKLAERRRQLASTLSGGERRMVGIGRGLMMGGRVMLIDEPSLGLAPLVIEQIYAVIADLKASGRSILLVEENPARVIGLADRIHLLDNGRFVWSGLPDDLMARDELLATYLGG; from the coding sequence ATGGCTGATCGGCCCGCCCTGACGCTCACCGATGTGGTGGCCGGTTATGCCGGTCCTCCTGTGCTCAATGGTCTCTCGCTCGTGGTCGAGGCCGGACACCTGATCACGGTCGTGGGGCCGAACGGGCACGGCAAGACGACCCTGCTCAAGACCATTTCAGGGCTGGTCGGTCTCCGTCAGGGCGAGATCACGCTCGACGGCGCCTCGCTCGGCGGATTGCGACCGGACATCATCGCGGCGCGGGGCGTCGCCCACGTCCCGCAGGGCGACATGCTGTTTCCGCAGATGAGCGTCGAAGAAAACCTGCAGATGGGGGCCTATGCCGAACGCGACCGCCACGTCATCGCCGAGCGTCTCGACGAGGTCTTCGTCCGGCTTCCAAAACTCGCCGAGCGGCGTCGGCAGCTGGCTTCGACCCTGTCGGGCGGCGAGCGGCGCATGGTTGGGATCGGCCGGGGCTTGATGATGGGCGGCCGCGTCATGCTGATCGACGAGCCCTCGCTCGGGTTGGCGCCCCTCGTCATCGAACAGATCTATGCGGTCATCGCCGATCTGAAAGCGTCGGGCCGCTCGATCCTTCTGGTGGAGGAAAACCCGGCGCGCGTGATTGGACTGGCCGACCGCATCCATCTCCTCGACAACGGCCGGTTTGTCTGGTCGGGACTGCCGGACGATCTCATGGCCCGCGACGAACTTCTCGCAACCTATTTGGGGGGCTGA
- a CDS encoding branched-chain amino acid ABC transporter permease, whose translation MGLSTLIAILTAGLTNGAIYALATIGLALVWGSMGMLNMAHGALLALGGYAAYSTVTTLGLPAPFGFVGAILVGVAAGAVLYGTVVRQLLRQPVATFETNVLIATVGIGIALENAILHVYGGQPLRQPVVMDGLIRIGVSEIPVQNVAIVGVSLVMMGLVAWLLARTRMGRAIRATAQNREAAQLMGVPTGRVYLQVLMLSGLLAGVCGVLVSSITQLSPPLGGDPMLKAFIMCVVAGLGNLPGAVVSAFVLALVEAFVQFGAGARWGFPVLLLLVIVVLIWRPSGLFGRVQTRRL comes from the coding sequence ATGGGCCTGAGTACGCTGATCGCGATCCTCACGGCGGGGCTGACCAATGGCGCCATCTATGCCCTCGCGACCATCGGCTTGGCCTTGGTCTGGGGTTCGATGGGGATGCTGAACATGGCGCATGGCGCCTTGCTGGCGCTGGGCGGTTATGCGGCTTATTCGACCGTGACGACCCTTGGTCTGCCGGCGCCCTTCGGCTTTGTCGGTGCGATCCTGGTCGGGGTCGCGGCAGGCGCCGTGCTCTACGGCACCGTGGTGCGCCAACTTCTCCGCCAGCCGGTCGCCACCTTCGAGACCAACGTCCTGATCGCCACCGTCGGCATCGGGATCGCGCTCGAAAACGCAATCCTGCATGTCTATGGCGGCCAGCCCCTCCGCCAGCCGGTCGTCATGGATGGCCTTATCCGGATCGGTGTGTCGGAGATCCCGGTTCAGAACGTCGCCATCGTCGGCGTGTCGCTGGTCATGATGGGGCTCGTCGCCTGGCTCCTGGCGCGCACCCGCATGGGTCGGGCGATCCGGGCCACGGCGCAGAACCGCGAGGCGGCTCAACTGATGGGCGTGCCGACGGGACGCGTCTATCTCCAGGTGCTGATGCTGTCGGGGCTGCTGGCTGGTGTCTGCGGCGTCCTGGTGAGTTCGATCACCCAACTCAGCCCACCGCTCGGCGGCGACCCCATGCTGAAGGCGTTCATCATGTGCGTGGTGGCCGGCCTCGGCAATCTTCCAGGCGCGGTCGTCTCGGCCTTCGTGCTCGCCCTGGTCGAAGCCTTCGTGCAATTCGGTGCGGGCGCGCGTTGGGGCTTCCCGGTCTTGCTGCTGCTCGTCATCGTGGTGCTGATCTGGCGTCCCTCGGGCTTGTTCGGCCGTGTCCAGACGAGGCGGTTATGA
- a CDS encoding branched-chain amino acid ABC transporter permease, producing the protein MSRNAAIAPSRQEGRSALPVGDIVMALVVIAALVAVPFVVESRYILGQIILMLFLSTVASQWNLLFGYSGVFSLAQMAIFGFGGYVTAMLCVYFGLGIWVAIPLGALGAALFSLVIGLACLRLSGVYVALLTLAIAQALYVLIVTDTDCFRMVGSACRQFTGGAVGFARFGEFGTRAWLKSRYLVGNYAIIGMLFAVTMACTYAIIASPIGLAFRALKDNPGYAVARGVNRFQAQLFVFGLSAFFTGLAGGFYAVHFQAISPGILSLSQLLFIIAATVVGGVGSFWGPLVGTLVLMVADEGMREAGEFRTLGLGLIIAASIVLMPNGLLGRLGDARRWLRDRRMRSSTPVTETGHV; encoded by the coding sequence ATGAGCCGGAACGCCGCAATCGCCCCCTCGCGGCAGGAGGGTCGGAGCGCGCTCCCGGTCGGCGACATCGTCATGGCGCTCGTCGTCATCGCGGCGCTCGTGGCGGTGCCCTTCGTGGTCGAGAGCCGCTACATTCTCGGTCAGATCATCCTGATGCTGTTCCTGTCCACGGTGGCGTCACAATGGAATCTGCTGTTCGGCTATTCCGGCGTGTTTTCGTTGGCCCAGATGGCGATCTTCGGGTTTGGCGGTTACGTCACCGCCATGCTCTGCGTCTATTTTGGGCTCGGCATCTGGGTCGCGATCCCGCTCGGCGCTCTCGGCGCTGCCTTGTTCAGCCTCGTCATCGGCCTCGCCTGCCTGCGGCTGTCGGGTGTTTACGTCGCCCTGCTGACGCTCGCGATCGCGCAGGCCCTCTACGTGCTGATCGTCACCGATACTGATTGTTTCCGCATGGTCGGCTCGGCGTGCCGCCAATTTACCGGCGGTGCTGTGGGCTTTGCCCGGTTCGGGGAGTTCGGCACCCGCGCCTGGCTGAAAAGCCGGTATCTCGTCGGCAATTACGCCATCATCGGCATGCTGTTCGCGGTCACCATGGCGTGCACCTATGCGATCATCGCCAGCCCGATCGGCCTCGCGTTTCGGGCCCTCAAGGACAATCCCGGCTATGCGGTCGCGCGCGGCGTCAACCGGTTTCAGGCGCAGCTTTTCGTCTTCGGCCTGTCGGCATTTTTCACGGGGCTCGCGGGCGGCTTCTACGCGGTGCATTTCCAGGCGATCAGCCCCGGTATCCTGTCGCTCTCGCAGTTGCTCTTCATCATCGCGGCCACGGTGGTGGGAGGGGTCGGCAGCTTCTGGGGGCCGCTCGTCGGCACGCTGGTGCTGATGGTCGCCGACGAAGGGATGCGAGAAGCGGGCGAGTTCCGCACCTTGGGGCTCGGCCTCATCATCGCGGCCTCGATCGTGCTGATGCCCAACGGGCTACTCGGACGCCTTGGCGATGCTCGCCGCTGGCTGCGCGATCGCCGGATGCGATCATCCACCCCCGTCACGGAGACTGGCCATGTATGA